In Mucilaginibacter celer, one DNA window encodes the following:
- the spt gene encoding serine palmitoyltransferase, with amino-acid sequence MVKKLHGKIAQFQVANMLRERGLYPYFRPIESAQDTEVIIDGQRVLMFGSNSYLGLTNHPKIKEASKKAIDKYGTGCAGSRFLNGTLDIHIELENRLANYVGKEATVLFSTGYQVNLGVLSCVTGRNDYIILDEYDHACIIDGSRLSFSKVIKYAHNDMADLERKLSILPEDAVKIIAVDGIFSMEGDIVKLPKIVELAATYGANIMVDDAHSLGVIGDKGAGTASHFNLTNDVDLIMGTFSKSLASLGGFIAADQDTIDYIKHRARSLMFSASMPPGSVASVIAALDIIESEPERIEKLWDNTNYAMKLLLEEGFDLGPTESPILPIYVRDNEKTFAVTKHLQASGVFVNPVVSPAVPSDSSLLRFSLMATHTFDQIDEAVEKLSKAFKEVGVDAASVKEKI; translated from the coding sequence ATGGTTAAAAAACTACATGGGAAGATTGCTCAGTTCCAGGTGGCTAATATGCTACGGGAGCGTGGTCTGTACCCTTATTTCAGGCCTATCGAGTCTGCCCAGGACACAGAGGTTATTATTGATGGCCAGCGGGTATTGATGTTTGGTTCTAACTCTTATTTAGGCCTTACCAATCACCCTAAGATCAAAGAAGCTTCAAAAAAAGCAATTGACAAATACGGTACAGGTTGTGCCGGTTCACGTTTTTTGAACGGTACACTCGATATCCATATCGAGCTTGAAAACAGGCTTGCCAACTACGTTGGTAAAGAAGCTACTGTTTTGTTCAGCACCGGTTATCAGGTAAACCTTGGCGTACTTTCGTGCGTTACCGGTCGTAACGATTATATCATCCTTGACGAGTATGACCATGCTTGTATCATTGATGGTAGCCGTTTATCGTTTTCAAAAGTTATCAAGTATGCCCATAATGACATGGCCGATCTTGAGCGCAAATTAAGCATCCTTCCTGAAGATGCCGTGAAGATCATCGCTGTTGATGGTATTTTCAGCATGGAAGGTGATATTGTTAAACTGCCTAAAATTGTTGAGCTTGCCGCTACTTACGGTGCCAACATTATGGTGGATGATGCGCACAGCCTTGGTGTAATTGGTGATAAAGGTGCAGGTACCGCCTCACACTTTAACCTTACCAATGATGTCGACCTGATCATGGGTACCTTCAGTAAATCATTAGCATCATTAGGCGGTTTCATCGCTGCCGATCAGGATACTATCGATTATATCAAACACCGCGCACGTTCATTAATGTTCAGCGCGAGTATGCCTCCGGGTTCGGTAGCCAGCGTAATCGCTGCTCTGGATATCATCGAATCTGAACCTGAAAGGATCGAAAAACTTTGGGATAATACCAACTATGCCATGAAGCTTTTGTTGGAAGAAGGTTTTGACCTTGGCCCAACCGAAAGCCCTATTTTGCCGATCTATGTTCGCGACAACGAAAAAACTTTCGCGGTTACCAAACACTTACAAGCTTCAGGCGTGTTTGTGAACCCGGTTGTATCCCCTGCCGTTCCGTCCGATTCATCTTTACTTCGTTTCTCATTGATGGCTACCCACACTTTCGATCAGATTGACGAAGCTGTTGAAAAACTATCAAAAGCCTTTAAAGAAGTTGGTGTTGACGCCGCTTCTGTTAAAGAAAAAATATAA
- a CDS encoding phosphatase PAP2 family protein has translation MSNANPGVTVNIRSIIVVSLLSVAYLAFSTFLIGYKPDELTLVVIFNVLFYASAITRKFILGFTIFIVYWIIFDYMKAFPNYNYNPVHIAQLYNAEKHLFGIHFNGKLLTPNEYWLANTKTYIDVISGLFYLCWIPVPLGFAAYLFFKNKKQFLNFSLTFVLVNMLGFIVYYTYPAAPPWFVQQHGFHFIPLTMGNTAGLARFDAYFHADVFKNIYTKGSNVFAAMPSLHSSYPVIVLYYGLKNRLGWVNIFFAIVTVGIWFTAVYASHHYVLDVLAGISTACLGIGLYNLMLKKISALQSALNSYQHVIS, from the coding sequence ATGAGCAATGCCAACCCCGGCGTAACGGTAAACATCCGCTCGATCATTGTCGTTTCGCTGCTTTCTGTCGCTTACCTGGCATTTTCAACTTTTTTGATAGGTTATAAACCCGACGAGTTAACGTTGGTAGTGATCTTCAATGTGCTGTTTTACGCATCGGCTATAACCCGCAAGTTTATTTTAGGCTTCACTATTTTTATAGTGTACTGGATCATTTTTGATTACATGAAGGCCTTCCCCAATTACAACTATAACCCCGTACACATAGCCCAGCTGTACAACGCCGAAAAACATTTGTTCGGAATTCATTTCAACGGCAAATTGCTTACCCCAAACGAGTACTGGCTGGCCAATACCAAAACTTATATCGACGTAATATCGGGCCTGTTTTATTTATGCTGGATCCCTGTACCCCTGGGTTTCGCAGCATACCTGTTCTTCAAAAACAAAAAGCAGTTCCTTAATTTTTCGCTCACATTTGTGTTGGTGAATATGCTGGGTTTTATAGTATATTACACCTACCCCGCAGCACCACCCTGGTTTGTGCAACAACACGGCTTCCATTTTATCCCGCTAACTATGGGTAATACCGCGGGGCTCGCCAGGTTTGATGCATATTTTCATGCGGATGTTTTTAAAAATATCTACACCAAAGGATCGAATGTTTTTGCTGCTATGCCGTCGCTGCACTCCTCTTACCCGGTTATCGTGCTTTATTATGGTTTGAAAAACCGTCTGGGTTGGGTTAATATTTTCTTCGCAATAGTTACTGTCGGCATTTGGTTTACCGCCGTATACGCAAGTCATCACTATGTGTTAGACGTGCTTGCCGGTATTAGCACTGCTTGTTTAGGCATCGGGCTTTATAATTTGATGCTTAAGAAAATCTCTGCTTTGCAATCAGCTTTGAATAGTTATCAGCACGTGATTTCGTAG
- a CDS encoding CAP domain-containing protein: MKKLIIMLVVLFGFNSAYSQSSNQFKAEFLARINAVRQKGCNCGSRYFPPAPPLTWNNDLEDAAIGHAKDMARKNYFSHTSKDGRSMEDRIVFAGYKFKGYKSFAIGENIAQGQLSIPEVMDGWFKSEGHCQNLMNPDFKEVGVAEYKTYWVQDFGGRTEFSAQQQKLIKSGKYRLIQEKPVERH; encoded by the coding sequence ATGAAAAAGTTAATAATTATGTTAGTAGTGCTGTTTGGCTTTAACAGCGCCTATAGCCAAAGCAGTAACCAGTTTAAAGCCGAGTTTTTGGCGAGAATTAATGCCGTACGCCAAAAAGGCTGTAACTGCGGCAGCAGGTACTTTCCGCCTGCTCCTCCCCTTACCTGGAACAATGATCTGGAAGATGCAGCTATTGGTCATGCCAAAGATATGGCACGGAAGAATTATTTCAGCCATACCAGTAAGGATGGCCGGAGCATGGAAGACCGGATTGTGTTTGCCGGCTACAAATTTAAAGGTTATAAAAGCTTTGCCATAGGCGAGAACATAGCACAGGGCCAGCTCAGCATCCCCGAGGTGATGGACGGCTGGTTTAAAAGCGAAGGCCACTGCCAAAACCTCATGAACCCCGATTTTAAGGAAGTTGGCGTAGCCGAATACAAAACCTACTGGGTACAGGATTTTGGCGGGCGGACAGAGTTTTCGGCCCAGCAGCAGAAGTTGATCAAATCAGGAAAATATAGGTTGATACAGGAGAAGCCGGTGGAGAGGCATTAA
- a CDS encoding CDP-alcohol phosphatidyltransferase family protein, with product MEQQATTLRKSFRTSLQLGIYKVIDPFVKILIKIGLTPNAVTTIGFVLNVGVAGIFILGAEEGNRGDLSYVGWAGGLILFAGLFDMLDGQVARLGNMKSIFGALYDSVLDRYSELIMFLGICYYLVAHHYFLSSIAAFIALIGSMMVSYVRARAEGLGVEIKGGLMQRPERVVTIGLFAALSGIVAQYIGGNYKLFIPGIKFHVFETISIFTIPLVVLAVLTNITAFNRLREAKKALMKLEEEGK from the coding sequence ATGGAACAGCAAGCAACAACATTAAGAAAATCTTTTAGAACCAGCCTGCAATTGGGTATTTATAAGGTTATTGATCCGTTTGTGAAGATCCTTATAAAAATCGGCCTTACCCCTAACGCCGTTACCACTATTGGCTTTGTACTTAACGTAGGCGTGGCCGGCATCTTTATTTTAGGTGCCGAAGAAGGTAACCGCGGCGACCTGAGCTATGTTGGCTGGGCCGGAGGATTAATTTTGTTTGCGGGCCTGTTTGACATGCTTGACGGACAGGTAGCCCGTTTAGGCAATATGAAATCGATATTCGGAGCATTATACGATTCGGTATTGGATCGTTACAGCGAATTGATCATGTTTTTGGGCATCTGTTACTACCTGGTAGCTCATCACTACTTTTTAAGCTCGATAGCTGCCTTTATAGCCCTCATCGGCTCAATGATGGTAAGTTATGTTCGTGCCCGCGCCGAAGGCCTTGGCGTTGAAATTAAAGGCGGTTTAATGCAGCGCCCGGAACGTGTGGTAACCATCGGTTTGTTTGCAGCCTTATCAGGCATTGTTGCTCAGTATATCGGCGGTAACTATAAACTGTTTATCCCGGGTATCAAATTTCATGTATTTGAAACCATATCGATATTTACCATACCGTTGGTTGTACTTGCCGTGCTAACCAACATTACCGCTTTTAACCGTTTGCGTGAAGCTAAAAAAGCTTTGATGAAGCTGGAAGAAGAAGGGAAATAA
- a CDS encoding sterol desaturase family protein: MKKKYISNSQESVRMFKSDFLEALSKVHWTVPLYIFVPVIGYCSYKYFDVMGLNILGYLGLFVFGLFIWTITEYVMHRFVFHYQPSEKLEWAQRLHFIMHGVHHDYPSDAMRLVLPPSLSIPLATGFFFLFKWLLPVDYIWGFFPGFILGYLIYDISHYAMHHFNFKSGLFKKIKQHHMLHHYQDPEKGYGVSSPFWDKIFRSDFLKK; this comes from the coding sequence ATGAAAAAGAAATATATATCCAACTCGCAGGAATCTGTGAGGATGTTTAAAAGTGATTTTTTAGAGGCCCTTTCAAAAGTGCACTGGACTGTGCCTTTGTATATTTTTGTACCTGTTATTGGATATTGCAGCTACAAATATTTCGACGTTATGGGCTTGAATATATTAGGCTACCTCGGCCTGTTTGTTTTCGGCCTTTTTATCTGGACCATCACCGAATACGTAATGCATCGCTTTGTTTTCCACTACCAGCCAAGCGAAAAACTGGAATGGGCACAGCGCCTGCATTTTATTATGCACGGTGTACACCACGATTACCCAAGCGATGCTATGCGTTTGGTGTTGCCTCCTTCTTTAAGCATCCCGCTGGCTACCGGCTTTTTCTTTTTGTTTAAATGGTTACTGCCGGTTGATTATATCTGGGGATTTTTCCCGGGCTTTATTTTGGGGTACCTGATCTATGATATCTCGCATTATGCTATGCACCACTTTAATTTTAAAAGCGGGCTGTTCAAAAAAATAAAGCAACACCATATGCTGCACCACTACCAGGATCCTGAAAAAGGCTACGGTGTAAGCTCACCATTCTGGGATAAAATTTTCCGTTCAGATTTCTTAAAAAAATAG
- a CDS encoding DUF5686 family protein yields MDFKRIYKSLFFLILFFSASALYAQQTVITGTITDAANRQTLPSVSISFTGTTTGTTADVNGKYRLVTSNQALKQIKVSFLGYKDAFLSVVPGKEQVINVKLFTASQQLNEVVVKSAKRTTRYRNKDNPAVELIRKVIENKEKNRPEAYNYVEYKEYDKMMFALSNVSAQFSDRKFFRKYKFILDNRDSSLIPGKSLLPIYLDEKLQQVYYRKNPEKTRENVLGQKSVNYGPGIDNEGLTQYFKHLYNKVDIYTNNVFLITSQFLSPISDNSPNYYKFFIADTIVDEHNQKLIKLDFTPRNTTDVLFEGSIYITQDGNFAVQKCDLTINKHININFIRSMTVNLEFQQNPDGRYHLSKSTTIADFGASKKDAKSGLFGIRAITFSNYVVNKARPDTTYQGSPYAELSDEVKHRPESFWQENRPDTLTLAESKVYKNIDSLRNMPSFKRTVDIATLLLAGYKGFGKFELGPANTFYSFNPVEGFRLRVGGRTTPELSKRYYFETYAAYGFKDERWKYFLSATYSLNDKSIYRFPQHYIRASFQRDTKIPGASLQFVQEDNFLLSFKRGVNDKFLYNDFYRFDYVHELESHFSYAMGFKKWTQEPAGSLYFDNVVNGTPNSIHHLTTTELTGSIRWAPHEQFYQGKIYRIPIPNKYPAFELDYATGIKGLFAGEYNYQKLDFRADKRFYFSQLGYADINLSGGKVFGAIPYPLLTIHRANQTYAYDIDSYNLMNFLEFVSDKYASFRIDQHFSGFFFNKIPLLKKLKWRETASLKVLYGGLSDQNNPGIHPSLYQLPVDANGVPITYTLGKTPYVEGSVGIENIFKFIRIDFVRRFTYLDQPNVAQWGLRTRVKFDF; encoded by the coding sequence ATGGATTTTAAAAGAATTTATAAAAGCTTATTTTTCCTGATACTGTTCTTTTCCGCTTCGGCATTGTATGCGCAGCAAACGGTAATAACGGGTACCATTACCGATGCCGCTAACAGGCAAACCTTACCATCTGTAAGCATCTCGTTTACAGGAACAACCACAGGAACCACCGCCGACGTAAACGGCAAATACCGTTTGGTAACTTCCAACCAGGCGCTAAAACAAATAAAAGTTTCATTTTTAGGCTATAAAGACGCGTTTTTAAGCGTTGTTCCGGGTAAAGAACAGGTGATTAACGTAAAGCTGTTTACGGCATCGCAGCAATTGAACGAAGTGGTTGTAAAATCGGCCAAAAGAACCACGAGGTACCGTAATAAGGATAACCCGGCGGTAGAGCTGATTCGTAAAGTTATTGAAAACAAGGAAAAGAACCGTCCGGAAGCCTATAACTATGTTGAGTATAAGGAATACGATAAGATGATGTTTGCGCTCAGCAACGTATCGGCCCAGTTTTCTGACAGGAAGTTTTTCCGCAAATACAAATTCATTTTAGATAACCGCGACAGCTCGCTGATTCCGGGCAAATCATTATTGCCTATTTACCTGGATGAGAAATTACAACAGGTTTACTACCGCAAAAACCCTGAAAAAACCAGGGAAAACGTATTAGGCCAAAAAAGCGTGAATTACGGCCCTGGTATTGATAATGAAGGCCTTACCCAATATTTCAAGCACTTGTACAATAAGGTTGACATTTACACCAATAACGTATTTTTAATCACCAGCCAGTTTTTGAGCCCTATCTCGGATAACTCGCCAAATTATTATAAATTTTTTATTGCCGATACTATTGTTGATGAGCATAACCAAAAGCTGATTAAGCTTGATTTTACACCGCGTAACACTACCGATGTATTGTTTGAAGGCAGTATTTACATTACACAGGATGGCAATTTCGCCGTTCAAAAGTGTGATTTAACCATCAACAAGCATATCAACATCAACTTCATCAGGTCGATGACCGTTAACCTTGAGTTTCAGCAAAACCCTGATGGCCGTTACCACCTGAGCAAAAGTACAACCATTGCTGATTTCGGCGCTTCAAAAAAAGATGCCAAAAGCGGATTATTCGGCATCAGGGCCATAACATTTAGTAATTACGTGGTGAACAAAGCCCGCCCCGATACTACTTACCAGGGATCGCCATATGCCGAACTAAGCGATGAGGTAAAACACCGACCCGAATCATTCTGGCAGGAAAACAGGCCCGATACGCTAACCCTTGCCGAATCGAAAGTTTATAAAAACATTGATAGTCTGCGCAATATGCCGTCGTTTAAACGTACGGTTGACATCGCGACCCTTTTGCTTGCCGGTTACAAAGGCTTTGGTAAATTTGAGTTAGGCCCGGCCAACACTTTTTACAGCTTTAATCCGGTTGAGGGTTTCCGCCTGAGGGTGGGTGGCCGTACCACGCCGGAATTAAGCAAGCGTTACTATTTTGAAACGTATGCCGCGTATGGCTTTAAGGATGAGCGCTGGAAGTACTTTTTAAGTGCAACCTACTCGCTTAACGATAAATCGATCTATCGTTTCCCACAACATTATATCCGTGCAAGCTTTCAGCGCGACACCAAAATTCCGGGTGCCAGCCTGCAGTTTGTACAGGAGGATAACTTCCTGCTATCATTTAAACGTGGTGTGAATGATAAGTTTTTGTACAATGATTTTTACCGCTTTGATTATGTGCACGAGTTGGAAAGCCATTTTTCGTACGCTATGGGCTTTAAAAAATGGACGCAAGAACCTGCCGGATCATTGTATTTTGACAATGTGGTAAATGGCACTCCAAACTCCATTCATCACTTAACCACTACCGAGCTAACCGGAAGCATACGCTGGGCGCCGCATGAGCAGTTTTACCAGGGTAAAATTTACCGGATCCCGATCCCTAACAAATACCCTGCCTTCGAGCTTGACTATGCAACCGGTATTAAAGGCTTGTTTGCGGGCGAATACAACTACCAAAAACTTGATTTCCGTGCCGATAAACGTTTCTATTTTTCGCAGTTAGGTTATGCAGATATCAACCTGTCGGGCGGTAAAGTTTTCGGTGCTATCCCATATCCTTTGTTAACCATACACAGGGCCAACCAAACTTATGCTTACGATATCGATTCGTACAACTTAATGAACTTTTTGGAGTTTGTGAGCGATAAGTATGCGAGCTTTAGGATCGACCAGCACTTCAGCGGGTTCTTCTTTAACAAAATACCTTTGTTAAAGAAACTTAAATGGCGCGAAACCGCTTCATTAAAAGTACTGTATGGAGGTTTGTCTGATCAGAACAACCCAGGTATCCACCCATCATTGTATCAGCTACCGGTTGATGCCAATGGGGTACCAATTACCTACACCTTAGGCAAAACACCTTATGTTGAAGGTAGTGTTGGTATTGAAAATATATTTAAATTTATACGCATAGATTTTGTAAGGCGCTTCACTTACCTTGATCAGCCGAACGTTGCCCAGTGGGGACTTCGTACCAGGGTTAAATTCGACTTCTAA
- a CDS encoding GNAT family N-acetyltransferase, which translates to MITIVTVKSKKELASFIDFPHDLYKNDPYYVPELFIAQRDLLTIHPFHKHNTVQPFLAYDGDKIVGRIAAILNNGHNDYSHVNDGFWGFFDCINDTSVSTILFETVTKWLKEKGVTGKLLGPTNFSTNEPCGLLIEGFDSSPFLMNTYNFEYYAKLVENFGFTKDVDLISWHWDGQHYDDKSVRLLNSLEERLKRSDIVIRKINLKKFKEEAAKLREVYNSAWDSNTGFVPLTDEEFDYLAKDLKLILDPDFAIVAEQHGKIVAFGLALPDYNDIFKTIKRGRLLPTGIFKLLFGKKAIRGIRIYALGVIEDYRKMGIEACLYGTIIREYKKKGYAHAEAGWTLEHNDMVNRAIEAIKGDPYKKYRLYQKAI; encoded by the coding sequence ATGATTACAATAGTAACGGTTAAATCAAAAAAAGAACTGGCTTCGTTTATTGATTTTCCGCATGACCTGTACAAGAACGATCCTTACTACGTTCCCGAACTGTTCATCGCCCAAAGGGATCTGTTAACCATCCACCCTTTCCATAAGCACAACACCGTACAACCATTTTTGGCTTACGATGGCGATAAAATTGTTGGCCGTATTGCCGCTATTTTAAACAACGGGCATAACGACTACAGCCATGTAAATGATGGTTTCTGGGGATTTTTTGATTGCATTAACGACACCAGCGTATCTACTATACTTTTCGAAACCGTTACCAAATGGCTGAAGGAAAAAGGCGTTACCGGTAAACTGTTAGGCCCTACCAATTTTTCAACCAACGAGCCTTGCGGTTTATTGATTGAAGGTTTTGACAGTTCGCCATTCCTGATGAATACTTACAATTTTGAGTATTATGCCAAACTGGTAGAAAACTTTGGTTTTACCAAAGATGTAGACCTGATATCATGGCATTGGGATGGGCAGCATTACGATGATAAGTCGGTACGCCTGCTAAACTCGCTCGAAGAGCGTTTAAAACGCAGCGATATCGTGATCCGTAAGATCAACCTTAAAAAATTCAAGGAAGAGGCTGCTAAGCTCCGCGAAGTGTACAACTCGGCCTGGGATAGCAATACCGGCTTTGTGCCGCTTACCGATGAGGAGTTTGATTACCTGGCAAAAGACTTGAAACTGATCCTTGACCCTGATTTTGCCATTGTTGCCGAGCAGCATGGTAAAATTGTGGCCTTCGGGTTGGCACTGCCAGATTATAACGATATTTTCAAAACCATAAAACGTGGCAGGCTGTTGCCTACCGGTATCTTTAAATTGCTATTCGGTAAAAAGGCTATCCGCGGCATCCGTATTTACGCGTTGGGTGTTATTGAAGATTACCGCAAAATGGGCATCGAAGCCTGTTTGTACGGCACCATCATCAGGGAATATAAAAAGAAAGGTTATGCCCACGCAGAAGCCGGCTGGACATTAGAACATAACGACATGGTGAACCGCGCCATTGAGGCGATAAAAGGCGATCCATACAAAAAATACAGGCTATACCAAAAAGCGATATGA
- a CDS encoding NAD-dependent epimerase/dehydratase family protein: MKERVLITGASGFVGYHLIEEALQNNLEVFIAIRKSSKTDHLKNFDIQYVYPEFNNQEALKTLLAEIKPDYIIHAAGVTSARSEGEYNRINATYTYNLASAAKEACPALKKFVLVGSLAAVGPLDTLNGWITETTTPKPVTAYGRSKLLAEQKLKTVAGLNYTILRPTAVYGPRDTGIFIFFKQVVKGIEPYIGSAQQKLSFIYVKDLAKACVKALYGGNNQTFNLSDGNFYSRYELGNITKEVLKLKTLKFHLPVNFVKIIAAVSEKLSSLRNKAAILNIEKLNELTATNWHCDIEAAKSDLGFYPLYNLQAGMAETLKWYKAHKWL, encoded by the coding sequence ATGAAGGAACGGGTTTTAATAACCGGTGCAAGCGGATTTGTAGGATATCATTTGATAGAGGAGGCTTTACAAAACAACCTCGAAGTTTTTATAGCGATACGCAAAAGCAGCAAGACCGATCATCTCAAAAACTTCGATATCCAATACGTATACCCCGAATTTAACAACCAGGAAGCGCTCAAAACGCTCCTGGCCGAAATTAAGCCCGACTATATTATCCACGCCGCGGGCGTAACCAGCGCCCGGTCTGAAGGTGAATACAACCGCATCAACGCCACCTATACTTATAACCTGGCTTCGGCAGCAAAAGAGGCCTGCCCTGCTTTAAAAAAGTTTGTTTTGGTTGGCAGCCTTGCAGCAGTTGGCCCCCTGGATACTTTAAACGGCTGGATAACCGAAACCACAACACCAAAACCGGTTACCGCCTACGGCAGAAGCAAACTGCTGGCCGAGCAAAAACTGAAAACAGTTGCCGGTTTAAACTATACCATACTAAGGCCAACCGCTGTTTATGGCCCACGCGATACCGGCATATTTATTTTTTTTAAACAGGTAGTTAAAGGCATTGAACCTTACATTGGCAGCGCGCAGCAAAAGCTGAGTTTTATATATGTTAAAGACCTGGCCAAGGCCTGTGTTAAAGCATTATACGGTGGTAATAACCAAACATTTAACCTGAGCGACGGCAATTTTTACAGCCGTTACGAGTTAGGTAATATCACCAAAGAGGTGCTGAAACTAAAAACGCTCAAGTTTCATTTGCCTGTAAACTTTGTAAAAATAATTGCAGCTGTGTCTGAAAAACTGAGTTCTTTGAGAAATAAAGCCGCGATACTGAACATTGAAAAATTAAATGAACTAACAGCCACCAACTGGCACTGCGATATTGAAGCAGCTAAATCCGATCTCGGTTTTTATCCTTTGTACAATCTGCAAGCCGGCATGGCCGAAACACTAAAATGGTATAAAGCCCACAAGTGGCTTTAA
- a CDS encoding DUF1456 family protein — translation MSNNDIMKKLRVAMKFTDDDIIKVLALVNFRITKAEIGAIFRADDHPNFKPCGDQILRNFLNGLIIYKRGPRQPKPKMENKGE, via the coding sequence ATGAGCAATAACGATATCATGAAAAAGCTGCGGGTGGCCATGAAATTTACCGATGACGATATCATCAAAGTGTTGGCACTGGTAAATTTCAGGATTACCAAAGCAGAAATAGGTGCTATTTTCCGTGCCGATGATCACCCCAATTTTAAACCCTGCGGCGACCAGATTTTGCGCAATTTTTTAAACGGGTTGATTATTTACAAACGCGGGCCGCGGCAGCCGAAACCTAAGATGGAAAATAAAGGGGAATAA
- a CDS encoding inositol-3-phosphate synthase, with protein sequence MKINITPANGKLGVLIPGLGAVATTLIAGVEAVKKGISQPIGSLTQMGHIRLGKRTENRNPKIKDFVPLANLNDIVFGGWDVYEDNVFEAASNAQVLESGLLHAVKAELEAIKPMKAAFDKNYAKNLDGTHVKTGTRLELAEQVMEDIKNFKEANGLDRVVLVWCGSTEIYYEASAVHQSLAAFEEGLKNDDKLIAPSMIYAYAALKLGVPFANGAPNLTVDIPALVELAKLTKTPIAGKDFKTGQTLMKTVLAPGLAARSLGVHGWFSTNILGNRDGWVLDDPDNFKTKEVSKLGVLEDIFKPEDNKELYGNIYHKIRINYYPPHGDNKESWDNIDIFGWLGYKMQIKINFLCRDSILAAPIALDLAIFSDLAKRAGMSGVQEWLSFYLKSPQTAPGLPAENDIFKQLIKLENTLRYIMGEDLITHLGLDYYEDAFAGQ encoded by the coding sequence ATGAAAATTAACATCACACCAGCCAATGGTAAGCTCGGCGTACTGATCCCCGGATTAGGCGCAGTAGCCACTACCTTGATTGCCGGCGTAGAGGCCGTTAAAAAAGGCATCTCGCAGCCAATTGGCTCCCTCACGCAAATGGGGCACATCCGCCTGGGTAAACGGACAGAAAACCGTAACCCTAAAATTAAAGATTTTGTGCCTTTGGCCAACCTTAACGATATTGTTTTTGGTGGCTGGGACGTTTACGAGGATAACGTATTTGAAGCTGCATCTAACGCGCAAGTGCTTGAATCAGGGTTGTTACATGCCGTGAAAGCCGAGTTAGAAGCTATCAAACCGATGAAAGCCGCGTTTGACAAAAACTACGCTAAAAACCTTGATGGTACCCACGTTAAAACCGGAACCCGCCTTGAGCTTGCCGAGCAGGTAATGGAAGATATCAAAAACTTTAAAGAGGCTAACGGCCTTGACAGGGTTGTTTTAGTATGGTGCGGATCAACCGAGATCTATTACGAAGCATCGGCTGTACATCAGTCGTTGGCTGCTTTTGAAGAAGGTTTGAAAAACGACGATAAGCTGATCGCCCCAAGTATGATCTATGCTTACGCGGCCTTAAAATTAGGTGTACCTTTCGCTAACGGTGCCCCTAACTTAACCGTTGATATCCCTGCTTTGGTAGAGTTGGCTAAATTAACCAAAACCCCTATTGCAGGTAAAGATTTCAAAACCGGTCAAACTTTAATGAAAACCGTTTTGGCTCCAGGTTTGGCAGCCCGTTCATTAGGTGTACACGGCTGGTTCTCAACCAACATTTTGGGTAACCGCGATGGCTGGGTGCTTGATGATCCGGACAACTTCAAAACCAAAGAAGTATCAAAACTGGGCGTGCTGGAAGATATCTTCAAACCGGAAGATAACAAGGAACTTTATGGTAACATTTACCACAAAATCCGTATCAACTACTATCCTCCGCATGGCGATAATAAAGAAAGCTGGGATAACATCGACATTTTTGGCTGGTTAGGCTACAAAATGCAGATCAAAATCAACTTCCTTTGCCGCGATTCGATCCTGGCTGCCCCTATCGCGCTGGATCTGGCTATCTTCTCTGACCTGGCTAAACGTGCCGGCATGAGCGGTGTTCAGGAATGGTTATCATTCTACCTGAAATCGCCTCAAACCGCACCTGGTTTGCCTGCAGAGAACGATATCTTTAAACAACTGATCAAACTGGAAAACACCCTGCGTTACATCATGGGTGAAGACCTGATCACCCACCTTGGGTTGGATTATTACGAAGACGCTTTTGCGGGACAGTAA